In Rhodamnia argentea isolate NSW1041297 chromosome 4, ASM2092103v1, whole genome shotgun sequence, the following proteins share a genomic window:
- the LOC115746681 gene encoding F-box/FBD/LRR-repeat protein At5g56420-like isoform X2: MAGEDISMESSKLKHRKMDRDDRCDGISNLPDAVLLHILSFLPMRDAVRTVMVPGFRYLWTSIRDLSFDHCAYHDCNEEDPAFKVDDRFVNFIDHVLTLHENPTIDWFRLSLNYAAEVCADDPQYQDGATKETRKSNKIDTWINFAVRRKVKFLDLNFLACTRKLPNNLYMLPSIVLSCSYLVELTLASCVVEPVGQVQLRSLRKLFMKQIDLTDKKLANILSGSPLLKELSLEDCDGLCEPKFCSGPSIEELNLEECGSLKKLDLTRSDIKHLTIDHSQHLELICPNVKILDIAGCLTYVKVTNMPSLVDTSICFSHYVRYSHEEFSEFRLLLEKLNCSPYFMPCDLCMLVAEQGWKPAFEFNGFSYWSSVDGAFPCLEHQLKHVKIYGSVIEPDVIELIEFLLKNAQILEKMEISTKKTLQRTRSTYMFSSDVGPPSKDYCTSDALLEFSQKLLSFPRALTRAVIHLG, translated from the exons ATGGCGGGCGAGGATATCTCCATGGAAAGTAGCAAGCTGAAACATCGGAAGATGGACAGAGATGACAGATGTGATGGGATTAGTAATCTGCCAGACGCGGTGCTCCTTCATATTTTGTCCTTCCTGCCTATGAGAGACGCGGTAAGGACAGTGATGGTACCGGGATTCCGTTACCTCTGGACTTCTATCCGCGACTTATCTTTCGATCACTGTGCTTACCACGACTGCAACGAGGAGGACCCTGCTTTTAAAGTCGACGATAGATTCGTAAATTTTATCGACCATGTGCTAACTCTGCACGAGAACCCCACTATCGATTGGTTTCGTCTTAGTTTGAACTATGCAGCTGAGGTGTGCGCCGATGATCCTCAATATCAGGATGGTGCAACTAAAGAGACAAGAAAGTCGAACAAAATCGATACATGGATTAATTTTGCTGTGAGGAGAAAGGTTAAGTTCCTCGATTTGAACTTCTTAGCATGTACTAGGAAGTTGCCCAATAATCTTTACATGTTGCCCAGCATTGTTCTTAGTTGTAGCTACTTAGTAGAGCTGACGCTGGCTTCCTGTGTGGTTGAACCAGTGGGACAGGTCCAACTAAGGTCACTTAGAAAATTGTTTATGAAGCAAATTGACTTAACTGACAAAAAGTTGGCTAACATACTATCTGGTAGCCCGTTGTTGAAAGAATTGTCTCTTGAAGATTGTGATGGCCTCTGCGAGCCCAAATTCTGTAGTGGCCCATCTATTGAAGAGCTAAATTTGGAGGAATGCGGCAGTTTGAAAAAGCTTGATCTCACACGATCAGATATAAAACATTTAACCATCGATCACAGTCAGCATCTGGAGCTCATTTGCCCTAATGTGAAGATTTTGGATATTGCTGGGTGTCTAACATATGTCAAGGTGACTAATATGCCATCATTGGTTGATACATCCATCTGCTTCAGTCATTATGTTAGATATTCGCACGAGGAATTTAGTGAGTTCAGACTGCTTCTGGAAAAGCTCAACTGCAGTCCTTATTTTATGCCATGTGATTTGTGCATGCTG gttGCCGAACAAGGGTGGAAGCCTGCATTTGAGTTCAATGGCTTTAGTTACTGGAGTTCAGTGGACGGCGCATTTCCCTGCCTCGAGCACCAGCTTAAGCATGTTAAGATATATGGTAGTGTAATAGAGCCTGATGTCATTGAGCTCATTGAATTTCTACTTAAGAACGCACAGATCCTGGAGAAAATGGAGATTTCTACCAAGAAGACTCTGCAGCGAACACGTAGCACGTACATGTTTTCCAGTGACGTTGGCCCTCCATCAAAGGACTATTGTACATCAGATGCGCTGCTAGAGTTTTCACAGAAGTTGTTAAGTTTCCCAAGGGCCTTAACACGTGCGGTAATACACCTGGGTTAG
- the LOC115746680 gene encoding F-box/LRR-repeat protein 15 produces the protein MRTWCCCLWLCIGEDMGGEAKSSAARGWNSEDEADSENGDDYADLAVKLGFPDDNEEHMTLLQEMEMAMNAGDDSDVLGRGRSRESRGLGRSSGRAAGESSGSVCGAAAAAAAQERDHDWHHKRAKVHTDARESNSATSSLGIYPEGHFNLYRDFSASALKGEPLYVTSMLDNIDYAYHIVSRDGIDNVSDVDGEAKTEDIEVRMDLTDDLLHMVFSFLNHMALCRAARVCRQWRVASAHEDFWKCLNFENRNISIEQFEDMCRRYPNAAEVNITGPSPIHLLVMKAVSSLRNLEALTLGKGQLGDTFFYALSDCNLLKSLNVTDATLGNGIQEIPINHDRLRHLQLIKCRVMRISVRCPQLETLSLKRSNMAQALLSCPLLRDLDIGSCHKLSDAAIRSAAISCPLLESLDMSNCSCVSDETLREIAFTCANLHVLNASYCPNISLESVRLPMLTVLKLDNCEGITSASMAAISHSYMLEVLELDNCSLLTSVSLDLPRLQNIRLVHCRKFADLKLRTLMLSSIMVSNCGALHRIDITSNSLQKLALQKQESLTTLALQCQSLQEVDLTACESLTDSVCEVFNDGGGCPLLKSLVLDNCESLMTVQFCSTSLVSLSLSECRGITTLDLTCPNLQQVCLDGCDHLEKAHFCPVGLGSLNLGICPKLSELTIEAPKMVLLELKGCGVLAEASINCPLLTSLDASFCSRLRDDCLSATATSCPLIESLILMSCPSVGSDGLFSLSRLPHLTMLDLSYTFLTNLVPVFDSCLHLKVLKLQACKYLTDSSLEPLYKQRALPSLRELDLSYGPFSQSAIEELLSCCTHLTHVSLNGCVNMHDLNWGCPGDLSRSPSASCVNDVSESNNLLEPAELPNRLLQNLNCVGCQNIRKVFIPLLARCYNLSSLNLSLSNNLKEVDVACSNLCLLTLSNCCSLETLRLECPKLTSLFLQSCNLTEEALEAAVSRCTALETLDVRYCPQISSVSMGRLRVACPSLKRIFSSLSPP, from the exons ATGAGGACTTGGTGCTGCTGCTTATGGTTGTGCATCGGTGAGGACATGGGAGGGGAAGCTAAATCTTCGGCCGCGAGGGGCTGGAATTCGGAGGACGAGGCCGATTCCGAGAATGGGGACGACTACGCCGACTTGGCGGTGAAGCTAGGGTTTCCGGATGATAACGAGGAGCATATGACGTTGCTCCAGGAGATGGAGATGGCGATGAACGCCGGCGACGATTCGGATGTGTTGGGCAGGGGCCGAAGTCGAGAAAGCCGAGGACTTGGTCGGAGCTCGGGGCGCGCAGCTGGCGAGAGCTCTGGTTCTGTATGTGgtgcggcagcagcagcagcagcgcaGGAGCGGGATCACGATTGGCACCATAAGCGTGCGAAAGTTCATACTGATGCTAG GGAGAGCAATTCTGCAACAAGCAGTTTGGGCATTTATCCAGAGGGGCATTTCAATTTGTATCGGGACTTTTCAGCTTCAGCTTTAAAAGGCGAACCGCTTTATGTAACATCCATGTTGGATAACATTGATTATGCTTATCATATAGTATCTAGGGATGGGATAGATAACGTCAGTGATGTGGATGGTGAAGCAAAAACAGAAGATATAGAAGTGAGGATGGATCTCACTGACGACCTATTACACATG GTGTTCTCTTTCTTGAATCACATGGCTCTTTGTCGGGCTGCCCGAGTCTGTAGACAGTGGCGAGTAGCTAGTGCGCATGAAGACTTTTGGAAGTGCTTAAATTTTGAGAACCGCAACATATCGATTGAGCAAT TTGAGGACATGTGCCGGCGGTATCCAAATGCTGCTGAAGTCAATATAACTGGTCCTTCTCCAATTCATTTGCTTGTTATGAAGGCTGTTTCATCGCTGAG AAATCTGGAGGCTTTAACCTTGGGGAAAGGACAACTAGGGGATACATTTTTTTATGCCTTATCAGACTGTAATTTGTTGAAGAGTCTGAACGTGACTGATGCTACCCTCGGTAATGGCATCCAAGAGATACCTATAAACCATGACAGGTTGCGTCAtcttcaattgataaaatgtcgTGTCATGCGAATATCTGTCAG GTGTCCTCAACTTGAGACCTTATCTTTGAAGCGCAGTAATATGGCCCAGGCTCTGCTCAGCTGTCCCCTTTTGCGTGACCTTGATATAGGCTCTTGTCATAAGCTTTCAGATGCTGCAATTCGATCGGCTGCAATATCATGCCCACTGTTGGAATCTTTGGACATGTCAAACTGTTCATGTGTTAGTGATGAGACATTACGTGAGATAGCTTTTACTTGCGCTAATCTTCATGTGCTCAATGCATCATACTGCCCAAACATTTCACTCGAG tctGTCAGGCTGCCGATGTTGACAGTTCTAAAGCTTGACAATTGCGAGGGCATAACTTCAGCTTCAATGGCTGCTATTTCACATAGCTATATGTTAGAG gttttgGAGCTGGACAATTGCAGCCTCTTGACATCTGTATCTTTGGATCTTCCGCGCTTACAGAATATAAGATTGGTGCACTGTCGCAA gtttgccgATTTGAAATTACGAACTCTCATGTTATCATCCATAATGGTGTCTAATTGCGGTGCACTCCATCGTATTGATATCACGTCAAATTCTCTTCAA AAATTAGCTTTGCAAAAACAAGAGAGTCTGACCACATTAGCATTACAGTGCCAGTCTCTGCAAGAAGTGGACCTAACAGCCTGTGAGTCGCTGACAGATTCTGTTTGTGAAGTTTTCAATGATGGTGGTGGATGCCCTCTTCTGAAGTCCTTAGTCCTTGATAATTGTGAG AGCTTGATGACCGTGCAATTCTGCAGTACTTCTTTAGTCAGTCTGTCCCTTTCTGAGTGCAGGGGGATTACAACTCTTGACCTCACCTGTCCCAATCTTCAACAAGTTTGTTTAGATGGGTGTGATCACTTAGAAAAGGCCCATTTTTGCCCA GTTGGACTCGGGTCGCTCAATCTTGGGATATGTCCTAAATTGAGCGAACTCACAATTGAAGCGCCAAAAATGGTGTTACTGGAGTTGAAAGGTTGTGGGGTATTGGCCGAAGCTTCCATCAACTGTCCGCTTCTAACATCTCTAGATGCTTCCTTTTGCAG CCGACTCAGGGATGACTGCTTGTCTGCTACAGCCACATCTTGTCCTCTGATTGAGTCATTGATTTTGATGTCTTGCCCGTCTGTTGGTTCTGATggacttttttctctttctcggcTTCCACACTTAACCATGCTCGACTTATCATACACCTTTTTGACAAACTTGGTTCCAGTATTTGACTCCTGTTTGCATTTAAAG GTGTTGAAATTGCAAGCATGCAAGTACCTTACTGATTCTTCATTGGAGCCTCTCTACAAGCAAAGAGCTTTGCCATCTCTCCGAGAATTGGACTTGTCTTATGGGCCTTTCTCTCAGTCTGCCATAGAGGAGCTTCTTTCTTGCTGTACACATCTGACTCATGTTAGCTTAAACGGTTGCGTCAATATGCATGATTTGAATTGGGGTTGCCCTGGGGATCTCTCTCGGTCACCTAGTGCCAGTTGTGTGAATGATGTGTCAGAGAGCAATAATTTGCTGGAGCCGGCTGAGCTGCCCAACCGTTTGCTGCAAAATCTTAATTGCGTAGGCTGTCAAAATATCAGGAAGGTTTTTATTCCACTGCTGGCTCGCTGTTATAACTTGTCATCGCTGAACTTATCTTTATCCAACAATCTGAAGGAAGTCGACGTTGCTTGTTCGAACTTGTGCCTTCTAACCTTAAG TAATTGCTGCAGTTTGGAAACATTGAGGCTTGAGTGTCCAAAATTGACAAGTCTATTTCTTCAG TCATGCAACCTTACCGAAGAAGCGCTCGAAGCTGCCGTGTCACGATGCACGGCACTGGAGACCCTTGATGTTCGCTATTGCCCGCAG ATTTCCTCGGTGAGCATGGGGAGACTGCGCGTGGCGTGCCCGAGTTTGAAGCGCATCTTTAGCAGCCTGTCACCTCCATGA
- the LOC115746681 gene encoding putative F-box/LRR-repeat protein At3g18150 isoform X1 has translation MAGEDISMESSKLKHRKMDRDDRCDGISNLPDAVLLHILSFLPMRDAVRTVMVPGFRYLWTSIRDLSFDHCAYHDCNEEDPAFKVDDRFVNFIDHVLTLHENPTIDWFRLSLNYAAEVCADDPQYQDGATKETRKSNKIDTWINFAVRRKVKFLDLNFLACTRKLPNNLYMLPSIVLSCSYLVELTLASCVVEPVGQVQLRSLRKLFMKQIDLTDKKLANILSGSPLLKELSLEDCDGLCEPKFCSGPSIEELNLEECGSLKKLDLTRSDIKHLTIDHSQHLELICPNVKILDIAGCLTYVKVTNMPSLVDTSICFSHYVRYSHEEFSEFRLLLEKLNCSPYFMPCDLCMLVLTMWELINHPCPSFTWKHVTLHLQLRKWYLPGICNLLRNSHLLETLAIYVYTGRIDNESEVAEQGWKPAFEFNGFSYWSSVDGAFPCLEHQLKHVKIYGSVIEPDVIELIEFLLKNAQILEKMEISTKKTLQRTRSTYMFSSDVGPPSKDYCTSDALLEFSQKLLSFPRALTRAVIHLG, from the exons ATGGCGGGCGAGGATATCTCCATGGAAAGTAGCAAGCTGAAACATCGGAAGATGGACAGAGATGACAGATGTGATGGGATTAGTAATCTGCCAGACGCGGTGCTCCTTCATATTTTGTCCTTCCTGCCTATGAGAGACGCGGTAAGGACAGTGATGGTACCGGGATTCCGTTACCTCTGGACTTCTATCCGCGACTTATCTTTCGATCACTGTGCTTACCACGACTGCAACGAGGAGGACCCTGCTTTTAAAGTCGACGATAGATTCGTAAATTTTATCGACCATGTGCTAACTCTGCACGAGAACCCCACTATCGATTGGTTTCGTCTTAGTTTGAACTATGCAGCTGAGGTGTGCGCCGATGATCCTCAATATCAGGATGGTGCAACTAAAGAGACAAGAAAGTCGAACAAAATCGATACATGGATTAATTTTGCTGTGAGGAGAAAGGTTAAGTTCCTCGATTTGAACTTCTTAGCATGTACTAGGAAGTTGCCCAATAATCTTTACATGTTGCCCAGCATTGTTCTTAGTTGTAGCTACTTAGTAGAGCTGACGCTGGCTTCCTGTGTGGTTGAACCAGTGGGACAGGTCCAACTAAGGTCACTTAGAAAATTGTTTATGAAGCAAATTGACTTAACTGACAAAAAGTTGGCTAACATACTATCTGGTAGCCCGTTGTTGAAAGAATTGTCTCTTGAAGATTGTGATGGCCTCTGCGAGCCCAAATTCTGTAGTGGCCCATCTATTGAAGAGCTAAATTTGGAGGAATGCGGCAGTTTGAAAAAGCTTGATCTCACACGATCAGATATAAAACATTTAACCATCGATCACAGTCAGCATCTGGAGCTCATTTGCCCTAATGTGAAGATTTTGGATATTGCTGGGTGTCTAACATATGTCAAGGTGACTAATATGCCATCATTGGTTGATACATCCATCTGCTTCAGTCATTATGTTAGATATTCGCACGAGGAATTTAGTGAGTTCAGACTGCTTCTGGAAAAGCTCAACTGCAGTCCTTATTTTATGCCATGTGATTTGTGCATGCTG gtATTAACTATGTGGGAGCTGATAAATCACCCATGCCCATCTTTCACATGGAAGCATGTGACGCTCCACCTGCAACTAAGAAAGTGGTACCTCCCCGGCATTTGTAACTTGTTAAGGAACTCTCATTTGCTGGAGACACTCGCTATTTATGTTTATACTGGAAGAATTGACAATGAATCTGAG gttGCCGAACAAGGGTGGAAGCCTGCATTTGAGTTCAATGGCTTTAGTTACTGGAGTTCAGTGGACGGCGCATTTCCCTGCCTCGAGCACCAGCTTAAGCATGTTAAGATATATGGTAGTGTAATAGAGCCTGATGTCATTGAGCTCATTGAATTTCTACTTAAGAACGCACAGATCCTGGAGAAAATGGAGATTTCTACCAAGAAGACTCTGCAGCGAACACGTAGCACGTACATGTTTTCCAGTGACGTTGGCCCTCCATCAAAGGACTATTGTACATCAGATGCGCTGCTAGAGTTTTCACAGAAGTTGTTAAGTTTCCCAAGGGCCTTAACACGTGCGGTAATACACCTGGGTTAG